One Nodosilinea sp. FACHB-141 DNA segment encodes these proteins:
- the nagA gene encoding N-acetylglucosamine-6-phosphate deacetylase has translation MSSRFTTEPSANSSRPATEAIYPRYALNHCTLYTGRRVLQNYALVIKGSRILDLVPEAQLPSDLPCLDGQGWAVAPSFIDLQLNGCGGVMFNDAITADTLEIMHRTNLQSGTTSFLPTLITTTDQAMDDAMALVAQYRQQQPYQVLGLHLEGPYLNSKRGGIHSQAHIRSADRAMIDRIVQAGPEVVKLVTLAPEVVSPEYIRQLAEAGILVSAGHSEASFEEALVGFEAGVGMVTHLFNAMSGWQGRSPGLVGAALSQSDVYAGVIVDGHHVHYSSIDLAHRIKQDHLVLVTDATPPVGTTLESFVIGGQEVFYRDGKCVSADGTLGGAALTLIAAIENCVRRVGIPLAESLRMATLYPARAIGVDHSLGLLSPGYQANITLFDADTFTVKGVIDQGVLAWSTTDLEKQSEPLDVRTR, from the coding sequence ATGTCCTCTAGGTTTACGACTGAGCCTAGCGCTAATAGTTCTAGGCCCGCCACAGAAGCCATCTACCCTCGCTATGCCCTCAACCACTGTACTCTCTACACCGGCCGGAGGGTGCTGCAAAACTACGCGTTGGTGATAAAGGGTAGCCGTATTTTAGACCTTGTACCTGAGGCCCAACTGCCGTCAGACTTACCTTGTCTCGACGGTCAGGGCTGGGCGGTGGCCCCCAGCTTTATTGATCTACAGCTCAATGGCTGCGGCGGCGTGATGTTCAATGACGCCATCACCGCCGACACCCTTGAAATCATGCACCGCACCAACCTCCAGAGCGGCACTACGAGTTTTTTGCCCACATTAATCACAACTACCGACCAGGCGATGGACGACGCCATGGCCTTAGTAGCTCAGTACCGTCAACAGCAGCCGTATCAAGTCTTGGGGCTCCATTTAGAAGGCCCCTATCTCAACTCCAAGCGGGGAGGGATTCACAGTCAAGCCCATATTCGATCTGCTGACAGGGCCATGATCGATCGCATAGTCCAGGCTGGGCCAGAGGTGGTCAAGCTGGTCACGTTGGCCCCTGAAGTTGTCTCCCCAGAATACATTCGGCAGCTGGCTGAAGCAGGCATTTTGGTATCTGCTGGGCACTCTGAGGCTAGCTTTGAGGAGGCATTGGTCGGATTTGAGGCTGGAGTTGGCATGGTCACGCACTTGTTTAATGCCATGTCTGGATGGCAAGGGCGTAGTCCTGGGCTGGTTGGGGCGGCGCTGAGCCAGTCCGATGTCTATGCCGGCGTCATTGTGGATGGACACCATGTTCACTACAGCTCTATAGATCTAGCGCATCGGATCAAACAAGACCATCTGGTGCTCGTTACCGACGCTACACCCCCCGTAGGCACTACTCTAGAATCCTTCGTCATTGGCGGACAGGAAGTGTTTTATCGAGACGGCAAGTGCGTCTCCGCCGATGGCACCCTTGGGGGAGCAGCGCTGACACTGATAGCTGCCATAGAAAACTGCGTGCGTCGAGTGGGCATTCCCCTGGCAGAATCCCTGCGGATGGCGACCCTGTACCCAGCCCGAGCCATCGGAGTTGACCACAGTCTTGGGCTATTGTCTCCGGGCTACCAGGCCAACATAACCCTATTTGACGCTGACACGTTCACCGTAAAAGGGGTAATTGATCAAGGCGTACTGGCTTGGTCTACAACAGACCTGGAAAAACAGTCAGAACCCTTAGATGTGAGGACGAGGTAG
- a CDS encoding VOC family protein, with protein sequence MAMLRPFHVAFPVYDLNSTRHFYETVLGCSVGRTSSTWIDFNLFGHQITAHQADPQSIVSTNAVDGHNVPVSHWGVILTPAEWHALADRLRQAQVEFLIEPYQRFAGEVGEQFTLFITDPSGNALEFKAFAQDESIFAPAEVS encoded by the coding sequence ATGGCAATGCTTCGCCCCTTTCATGTGGCGTTTCCAGTGTACGACCTGAACAGCACGCGTCACTTTTATGAAACCGTGCTGGGCTGCTCGGTAGGGCGCACGTCATCGACCTGGATTGACTTTAATCTGTTTGGCCACCAGATCACGGCTCATCAAGCTGACCCCCAATCCATCGTGTCTACTAATGCGGTGGATGGTCACAACGTGCCGGTTAGCCACTGGGGCGTTATTCTCACCCCGGCTGAATGGCACGCCTTGGCCGATCGCCTGCGCCAAGCCCAGGTAGAGTTTTTAATCGAGCCCTACCAACGGTTTGCGGGCGAGGTTGGGGAGCAGTTTACGCTGTTTATCACTGACCCCAGCGGTAACGCCCTAGAATTCAAGGCTTTTGCCCAAGACGAAAGCATTTTTGCCCCAGCTGAGGTGTCGTAA
- a CDS encoding sensor domain-containing diguanylate cyclase translates to MTFIPSIDASQLLDFNTAALAVLNHLHDRLGFDLWMVTRTEGEDWIVLQADDTGYGVKAGDVFRWSDSFCSRMIKGEGPRIAPASEAVVAYAEAPIGQQVKIGAYVGVPLLKEDGTLFGTLCAIDPLPQPQAIQQELPLIELLAQLLSRILHADIKSAEQARLAEHLQTEALTDGLTGLYNRRGWDQLLDSEEERCAIYGYPASIIVVDIDGLQAINDSQGHAAGDQILQRTGELLKQVTRKQDTVARTGGDEFAMLCVECPLVEGELIKHQLEKALGKSQLHATVGIAGRHPSQGLRWAWANADRAMYSCKPASQQKNH, encoded by the coding sequence ATGACATTTATACCTAGTATTGATGCTAGTCAACTGCTCGACTTTAATACCGCAGCCCTAGCCGTTTTAAACCATCTTCACGATCGGCTTGGATTTGACCTGTGGATGGTAACGCGCACTGAGGGTGAAGACTGGATTGTCTTACAAGCCGACGACACAGGCTATGGTGTCAAAGCCGGAGACGTTTTTCGCTGGTCTGACTCCTTCTGCTCTCGCATGATCAAAGGAGAAGGCCCTCGCATTGCCCCCGCTTCTGAAGCGGTAGTGGCCTACGCCGAAGCCCCCATTGGGCAACAAGTCAAAATTGGGGCCTACGTGGGCGTACCCCTGCTAAAAGAGGATGGCACCCTATTTGGCACCCTCTGCGCCATCGACCCTTTGCCTCAGCCCCAAGCTATTCAGCAGGAGCTGCCCTTAATCGAGCTTTTGGCCCAGCTACTCAGCCGCATTCTTCACGCCGATATAAAATCCGCAGAGCAAGCACGACTAGCCGAGCATTTGCAAACAGAAGCCTTGACCGATGGGCTCACCGGGCTCTACAACCGTCGCGGTTGGGACCAGCTTTTAGACAGCGAAGAAGAACGCTGTGCCATCTATGGCTACCCCGCCAGCATCATCGTCGTTGACATCGACGGTCTCCAGGCAATTAACGACAGCCAAGGCCACGCCGCTGGAGACCAGATTTTACAGCGCACTGGGGAGCTGCTTAAGCAAGTCACCCGCAAACAGGACACCGTCGCCCGCACTGGTGGCGATGAGTTTGCCATGCTCTGTGTGGAGTGTCCTTTAGTTGAGGGAGAACTGATTAAACACCAACTCGAAAAAGCCTTAGGCAAAAGCCAGCTTCATGCCACGGTGGGAATTGCGGGCCGCCACCCTAGCCAAGGGCTGCGATGGGCCTGGGCTAACGCCGATCGCGCCATGTACAGCTGCAAGCCTGCCAGCCAACAAAAAAACCATTAA
- the galE gene encoding UDP-glucose 4-epimerase GalE has product MTTDLKTILVTGGAGYIGSHTVMALQQAGYRVLILDNLVYGHRDLVETALKAELIVGSTLDKALLKDVFNRYDISAVMHFSAYAYVGESVSDPSKYYENNVVGTLSLLDAMVEAGVKTFVFSSTCATYGVPQEMPITETHPQNPINPYGMTKLMVERILSDYDKAYDFKSVRFRYFNAAGAHPNGLLGEDHNPETHLIPLVLQTALGKRESISVFGTDYPTPDGTCVRDYIHVCDLADAHILGLEYLLEGGESAVFNLGNGSGFSVREVIDAAARITGKPIPVVEVERRPGDPPALVGSSDRARSILGWNPQYVDIDTILTHAWAWHQKRHG; this is encoded by the coding sequence ATGACAACGGATCTAAAAACAATTTTGGTTACGGGAGGCGCTGGCTACATTGGCAGCCATACCGTCATGGCACTTCAGCAGGCTGGCTACAGAGTGCTGATTCTAGACAACCTGGTCTATGGCCATCGGGACCTAGTAGAGACGGCTCTGAAGGCTGAGCTAATTGTCGGCAGTACCCTAGACAAGGCGCTGCTCAAGGATGTCTTTAACCGTTACGACATCAGTGCAGTTATGCATTTCTCAGCCTACGCCTACGTTGGAGAGTCGGTAAGCGATCCCAGCAAATATTACGAAAACAACGTGGTGGGTACTCTATCGCTGCTCGATGCCATGGTTGAGGCGGGCGTCAAGACATTTGTGTTCTCGTCTACCTGTGCTACCTACGGTGTACCTCAGGAGATGCCGATCACCGAGACTCATCCCCAAAACCCCATCAATCCCTATGGCATGACTAAGCTGATGGTGGAGCGGATTCTGAGCGACTACGATAAGGCCTACGATTTCAAGTCAGTACGGTTTCGCTATTTCAACGCTGCTGGTGCCCATCCCAACGGCCTGCTGGGCGAAGACCACAACCCTGAAACTCACCTCATTCCCCTGGTGCTGCAAACGGCTTTGGGCAAGCGGGAGTCGATCAGCGTTTTTGGTACCGATTACCCCACCCCCGATGGCACTTGTGTGCGCGACTATATCCACGTCTGCGACCTGGCCGATGCTCACATTCTGGGATTGGAGTACTTGTTGGAGGGCGGTGAAAGCGCCGTCTTTAACCTCGGTAACGGCAGCGGTTTCTCGGTGCGAGAGGTGATCGACGCGGCAGCGCGTATCACCGGCAAACCCATCCCGGTGGTCGAGGTGGAACGTCGCCCTGGCGATCCACCGGCGCTGGTCGGCAGCAGCGATCGCGCCCGCAGCATTCTAGGCTGGAACCCCCAGTACGTTGACATTGACACTATTTTGACCCACGCCTGGGCCTGGCACCAAAAACGCCACGGTTAA